The stretch of DNA GTGGTCTCCAAGGTGGCCAACTTCTCCATCGACCTGCCGGAGGCGGCGCTGGCGGTGCAGGTGTCGGGCTCGTTCGGGTCGCGCCAGGAGGAGGCCCAGCGCCTGGGCCGCCTGCTGCGCCCCAAGGCCGACGGTCGCACGGCGCGCTTCTACACCGTGGTGGCGCGCGACACGGTGGACGCCGACTTCGCCGCCCACCGCCAGCGGTTCCTGGCCGAGCAGGGGTACGCGTACTCCATCGTGGACGCCGACGACCTGCCCCGGACCGGCACCACCCCCGCCGGCGCCTGAGCGCTGCGCGCGACGCGTGATCGGAACGCCCACCGGTGGGTAGGGGCGACCCGTGACGCAGACCCGCCCCCAGCAGAGCACCGGCCAGTGGGCCGACGTCCCCGAGCCGACGACGGTCGGCGAGCACCTGGTCGAGCGCCTCGCCCGCTGGGGGGTGCGCCGCTACTACGGCTACCCCGGTGACGGGGTCGGCGGCGTCATGGCCGGGGTCAGCCGCGCGCGGTGCGCGGGTGCCGCGCAGCTGGTGCAGGTCCGCCACGAGGAGACCGCGGCCTTCGCCGCCGTCGCCGACGTCAAGTACGGCGGCTCTCCGATCGGCGCCTGCGTCGTCACGGGCGGCCCGGGTGCCGTCCACGCGCTCAACGGCCTGTACGACGCCAAGCTCGACCGCGTGCCCGTGGTGGCGCTGGTCGGCCAGACCGCCACCCCGGCGCTGGGCACGAGCTTCTACCAGGAGGTGGACGCGAAGGCCCTCTACGAGGACGTCGCCGACTACGTCATCCAGCTCTCCTCCGCCGACCAGGTCATCCACGCCGTCGACCAGGCCTGCCGGACGGCCCTGGCGCACCGCACGGTCTGCGCGGTCATCGTGCCGAGCGACCTGGGCAGCGCCGACGCGGTCCTCGAGACGCCGAACGCCCACGGCTACAGCCACACCTCGAGCGTCCCCAGCACGGACCCGGGCGCTCCGCCGGCCGCGGCGCTGCGCGAGGCGGCCGCCGTCCTCAACGCGGGCGAGCGGGTGGCGGTCCTCGCCGGGGTGGGCGCGGCCGGCGCCACCGCCGAGCTCACCGCCGTCGCGGACGCCCTCGGCGCGGGCGTGGCCAAGGCCCTGCTCGGCAAGCACGTCCTCGACGACCGCCTGCCGTGGGTCACCGGCGCCATCGGCCTGCTCGGCACCCGCGCGTCGTACGAGCTCATGCAGCACTGCGACACGCTGCTCGTGGTCGGCTCGACCATGCCGTACGGCGAGTACTACCCGCCGCCGGGCCAGGCCCGCAGCGTGCAGGTCGACCTCGACGGCGCGAAGTGCGGCCTGCGCACCCCCACCGAGGTCAACCTCGTCGGCGACGCCGCCGAGACCCTCGCCGCGCTGCTGCCGCTGCTGCACCCGCGCGGCGACAGCGCCTGGCGCGACCGCATCGCCACCTGGAAGGCCGACGACGACGCGGTGCGCGACGCGCGCTGCGAGGCCGCGGCGGACCCCGTGAACCCCGAGGCCGCGGTGCGCGGCCTGCAGGCGCACCTGCCCGACGACGCGCTGCTGGCCGTCGACTGCGGCACCGCCACCGCCTGGTACGCCCGCGACGTCGACCTGCGCCCCGGCCAGTTCGGGTCGCTGTCCGGCCTGCTGCTGAGCATGGGCGGGGCGCTGCCGTACGCGCTGGCCGCGAAGACCGCCCACCCGCACCGGCCCGTCATCGCGCTGGTGGGTGACGGCGCGATGCAGATGAACGGCGTCAACGAGCTCATCACCGTCGCTCGCGAGTGGCGCAGCTGGGAGGACCCGCGCCTGGCGGTCCTCGTCCTCAACAACCGCGACCTCAGCTTCGAGACGTGGGAGGTGCGGGCCGAGCTCGGCGAGGTGCCGGACCCGGCTTCGCAGTCGCTGCCGGACGTGCCCTACGCGCAGTGGGCGCAGCTGCTGGGCCTGGCCGGCACCCGGGTGGAGCGCCCGGAGGACGTCGACGCCGCGTGGGCGGCGGCGCTGGCCGCGGACCGGCCGTTCGTCATCGACGCCGTGGTCGACCCGTCCACGCCGATCATCCCGCCGCACGTCTCCACCGAGCAGGCGCTGCAGACCGTGAAGAGCGGGCTGCGGAGCGCGCTGCACGGGGACGAGCAGGTCCCCGGCCTGGTGAGGCAGGGTCTGCGGCAGGTCGTGGCCCCGGTGCTGTCAGCGGTGCGGCACCGCGCGGGCGGCCGGTCGGAGGACTGACGCAGCTTCCAGCGGCCTCCCAGGTAGCGTCCACGGTGCGTGCAGCACGTTCGTGTTGTCTCCTACGAGTACCGCCTCACCCACTCCTGACGGAGAGATGACCATGAGCCACGACACCCAGTCCACCGGTTCCGGGACCCCGAACGGTCAGACGCCGTCCTGGGCTCCCCCCGGCGAGGGGTGGGTGGGCAGCGGGCACACCGGGCCGCAGCAGGCGCGCGACCCGTACCGCTCCGCACCGACCGCCCCGCAGCCCACCTGGCAGGACGGCCAGCACGCGCAGGGCGGTCACCAGTTCGGCGGCCACGGCTCGGGCGACCACAGCGCGTGGTACGGGACGCCCGCGGCAGACCCGGCCGGCGGTGGCGGCCACAGCACGACCACCCCCACCCGCGAGCGCCGCGGCCCCGGCTGGGCCGGCGTGGTGGCCATCGCCGCCGTGGCGGCGCTCATCGGCGGCAGCGCCGCCTTCGCGGGGGCCCGGCTGACGGACCAGACCGCGGCGCCGGCCTCGGCCTCCAGCTCGATCGGCGGCTCCGGGGGCGGCACGGCGGACAACGGCGGCTCCGCCGCGCAGGCCGTTCCGCTGGACCAGGCCGTCAACTGGAGCCAGGTGGCCGAGAGGGTCGAGCCCAGCGTGGTGACCATCCAGGTCTCCAACGGCCAGACCGGCGGCGAGGGCACCGGCATCATCCTCGACAAGGAGGGCCACGTGGTGACGAACAACCACGTGGCCACCGCTGCCGGCACCGGCGGCGAGATCCGGATCATCCTGTCGAACGGCGCCATCTACCAGGGCAAGATCACGGGTACCGACCCGTCCACCGACCTGGCCGTCATCCAGATCCAGAACCCGCCGAGCGACCTCCAGCCGGCCGTCTTCGGCGACTCCAGCAAGGTGGTCGTCGGGCAGAACGTCATGGCCATCGGCAACCCGCTGGGCCTGCAGGACACGGTGACCACGGGCATCATCTCGGCCACGGACCGTCCGACCACCACGCAGGCCAGCGAGCAGCAGCAGCAGCAGCCTGACCCGTTCGGCTTCAACCAGCAGCAGCAACAGCCCGACACCACCGTGTACACCAACGCTCTGCAGACCGATGCCGCCATCAACCCCGGCAACTCCGGTGGCCCGCTGGTCGACGCGAGCGGTCAGGTGATCGGCGTGAACTCCTCGATCGCCTCCCTGTCCGACGGGTCGGGCCAGGCCGGCAGCATCGGCCTGGGCTTCGCGATCCCCGGCAACGAGGTCAGCCGGGTGGCCAAGGAGCTCATCCAGAACGGCAAGGCGGAGCACGCCCGGCTCGGCATCGAGCTGACCGGTGACGGCGGCACCGCCACCGCTAGCGGGACGACGCGCCAGGCAGCCATCGTCGCCAACGTCACCTCTGGCAGCGCTGCGGCGTCCGCAGGCCTCCAGAAGGGCGATGCCATCACCGCCGTCGACGGCACGCCGGTGACCAGCTCGGAGTCTCTGATCGCCCAGATCCACTCGCGCGCCCCCGGCGACACCGTGACGCTGCAGGTGGTCCGCAACGGCCAGCAGCAGGACGTCCAGGTGAAGCTGGGCACCGCCACCGGCAGCGACTGACGCGGCACGCGCCGGACGCTGAGAGGCCCGCACCCACTCGAGGGTGCGGGCCTCTCAGCGTTCTCGGGGGCGGTCTCAGACGGCCGGCTCGCGCTCCACCAGCACCGTGCGGCGGTCCGCGGTCGTCACCGGGTGCACCCCGCCCACCAGCTCGACGTCGG from Quadrisphaera sp. RL12-1S encodes:
- a CDS encoding thiamine pyrophosphate-requiring protein; protein product: MTQTRPQQSTGQWADVPEPTTVGEHLVERLARWGVRRYYGYPGDGVGGVMAGVSRARCAGAAQLVQVRHEETAAFAAVADVKYGGSPIGACVVTGGPGAVHALNGLYDAKLDRVPVVALVGQTATPALGTSFYQEVDAKALYEDVADYVIQLSSADQVIHAVDQACRTALAHRTVCAVIVPSDLGSADAVLETPNAHGYSHTSSVPSTDPGAPPAAALREAAAVLNAGERVAVLAGVGAAGATAELTAVADALGAGVAKALLGKHVLDDRLPWVTGAIGLLGTRASYELMQHCDTLLVVGSTMPYGEYYPPPGQARSVQVDLDGAKCGLRTPTEVNLVGDAAETLAALLPLLHPRGDSAWRDRIATWKADDDAVRDARCEAAADPVNPEAAVRGLQAHLPDDALLAVDCGTATAWYARDVDLRPGQFGSLSGLLLSMGGALPYALAAKTAHPHRPVIALVGDGAMQMNGVNELITVAREWRSWEDPRLAVLVLNNRDLSFETWEVRAELGEVPDPASQSLPDVPYAQWAQLLGLAGTRVERPEDVDAAWAAALAADRPFVIDAVVDPSTPIIPPHVSTEQALQTVKSGLRSALHGDEQVPGLVRQGLRQVVAPVLSAVRHRAGGRSED
- a CDS encoding S1C family serine protease, yielding MSHDTQSTGSGTPNGQTPSWAPPGEGWVGSGHTGPQQARDPYRSAPTAPQPTWQDGQHAQGGHQFGGHGSGDHSAWYGTPAADPAGGGGHSTTTPTRERRGPGWAGVVAIAAVAALIGGSAAFAGARLTDQTAAPASASSSIGGSGGGTADNGGSAAQAVPLDQAVNWSQVAERVEPSVVTIQVSNGQTGGEGTGIILDKEGHVVTNNHVATAAGTGGEIRIILSNGAIYQGKITGTDPSTDLAVIQIQNPPSDLQPAVFGDSSKVVVGQNVMAIGNPLGLQDTVTTGIISATDRPTTTQASEQQQQQPDPFGFNQQQQQPDTTVYTNALQTDAAINPGNSGGPLVDASGQVIGVNSSIASLSDGSGQAGSIGLGFAIPGNEVSRVAKELIQNGKAEHARLGIELTGDGGTATASGTTRQAAIVANVTSGSAAASAGLQKGDAITAVDGTPVTSSESLIAQIHSRAPGDTVTLQVVRNGQQQDVQVKLGTATGSD